A region of the Oceanihabitans sp. IOP_32 genome:
AAGCATTTTGTTGTTATTGGCCTTTTTTAAAGAACTAAAAGTAAGCACCTTTGATGCTGGCTTAGCAGCCTCCATGGGGTTTTCGCCAGCTATAATTCATTACGGCCTCATGTCGGTTTCTTCAGTAACCATTGTTGGTGCTTTTGATGCGGTGGGCTCTATTTTAGTGGTAGCACTTATGATTGCCCCTGCCGCAACCGCCTATCTTTTAACTACTAATTTAAAGAAAATGCTTGGGCTTGCCATAAGTTTTGGCGTTTTAGGTGCTATTTCTGGTTATTGGATTGCGCATTGGCTTGATGCTTCCATTGCGGGCTCGATAACCACCATGTTGGGTTTGTTTTTTTTAATGGTGTATTTATTTGCGCCCAGCAAAGGCATTATTGCGGTGCTTTACAGAGAAAAACAACAACGCACAGAAGTCTCTCTAATAACTTTTTTACTGCATTTAAAAAATCATAATGAACTCGAAGAACGCCATGTAAAGCATTTAAACGAGCATATTAATTGGCAAAAAGTGCGATCAAAAACCGTTTTAGATTTGGCTCTAAAAAATAATATGATTGTCATTGAAAACCAGATCGTCTCGTTAACTAAAAAAGGCGACGATTTCACCTCACAAGCCATCGATTATATCATTACCAACGAAGATGCAAAAATAGAACACATGAAGGATGATTTCTTTTTGTTCAGAGGCTAATGGCATTCAGTGCATTCCGAATATATTCGGAGTCGAAGAATCTCATGATTTTACTTGTTGTTATAATTGAAAGATGGCTTCGTCATGCTTCCTCGCCATGACGGGTTATTATGATGTGCTTTGCTTTAAAGCTGGTTGTTATATAGGGCGTAGCTTGTTACTCAGAGCTCAACCTGTCATTCAGAGCACAGCGAAGAATCTCATGATTTTACTTGTTTTTTTAATTGAAAAGATGGCTTCGTCATGCTTCCTCGCCATGACGGGTTATTATGATAAGCTGGTTGTTATATAGGACGTAGCTTGTCACTCAGAGCACAACCTGTCATTCAGAGCACAGCGAAGAATCTCATGATTTTACTTGTTGTTATAATTGAAAGATGGCGTCGTCATGCTTCCTCGCCATGACGGGTTATTATGATGTGCTTTGCTTTAAAGCTGGTTGTTATATAGGGCGTAGCTTGTTACTCAGAGCTCAACCTGTCATTCAGAGCACAGCGAAGAATCTTATCGTTTTAATTGCCGTTTAATTGAAAGATGGCGTCGTCATGCTTCCTCGCCATGACGGGTTATTATGATGTGCTTTGCTTTAAAGCTGGTTGTTATATAGGGCGTAGCTTATCTCTCAGAGCACAAACTGTCATTCAGAGCACAGCGAAGAATCTTATGATTTTACTTGTTGTTTAATTGAAAATATGGCGTCGTCATGCTTCCTCGCCATGACGGGTTATTATGATGTGCTTTGCTTTAAAGCTGGTTGTTATATAGGGCGTAGCTTGTTATTCAGAGGACAACCTGTCATTCAGAGCACAGCGAAGAATCTCATCGTTTTAATTGCCGTTTAATTGAAAAGATGGCGTCGTCATGCTTCCTCGCCATGACGGGTTATTATGATGTGCTTTGCTTTAAAGCATGTTGTTATATAGGACGTAGCTTGTCAATCAGAGCACAAACTGTCATTCAGAGCACAGCGAAGAATCTCATGATTTTACTTGTTGTTATAATTGAAAAGATGGCGTCGTCATGCTTCCTCGCCATGACGGGTTATTATGATGTGCTTTGCTTTAAAGCTGGTTGTTATATAGGGCGTAGCTTGTTACTCAGAGCACAAACTGTCATTCAGAGCACAGCGAAGAATCTCATCGTTTTAATTGCCGTTTAATTGAAAAGATGGCGTCGTCATGCTTCTTCGCCATGACGGGTTATTATGATGTGCTTTGCTTTAAAGCTGGTTGTTATATAGGGCGTAGCTTGTCTCTCAGAGCACAAACTGTCATTCAGAGCACAAACTGTCATTCCGAGCACAGCGAAGAATCTCATGATTTTACTTGTTGTTATAATTGAAAGATGGCTTCGTCATGCTTCCTCGCCATGACGGGTTATTATGATGTGCTTTGCTTTAAAGCTGGTTGTTATATAGGGCGTAGCTTATCTCTCAGAGCACAAACTGTCATTCAGAGCACAGCGAAGAATCTTATGATTTTACTTGTTGTTTAATTGAAAAGATGGCGTCGTCATGCTTCCTCGCCATGACGGGTTATTATGATGTGCTTTGCTT
Encoded here:
- a CDS encoding metal ABC transporter permease; translation: MNSAQIEIQLIASLVAVACAIPGVFLVLRKMAMISDAISHSILPGIVVGFFITQDLNSPLLILLAALTGIITVVLVEYIQKTGLVKEDTAIGLVFPALFSIGVIMIAKNASDIHLDVDSVLLGELAFAPFDRLLISGVDVGPKSLWVIGSILIVSILLLLAFFKELKVSTFDAGLAASMGFSPAIIHYGLMSVSSVTIVGAFDAVGSILVVALMIAPAATAYLLTTNLKKMLGLAISFGVLGAISGYWIAHWLDASIAGSITTMLGLFFLMVYLFAPSKGIIAVLYREKQQRTEVSLITFLLHLKNHNELEERHVKHLNEHINWQKVRSKTVLDLALKNNMIVIENQIVSLTKKGDDFTSQAIDYIITNEDAKIEHMKDDFFLFRG